From one Thermanaeromonas sp. C210 genomic stretch:
- a CDS encoding PocR ligand-binding domain-containing protein: MYHFNLSELIQAGSLKELLSAFNRFTGLVVKGVGYKGQVVLQPEGQQEAPYCQLICSTPAGEARCRRAYARAGQEARKFGGPYLFRCHAGLLGWALPVAIDPEVGLTVVCGEAHLSPPDKEFPSMVLAVAQDLHLDPDRLLAASRQLKLISPQKAQSSVEMLYLMANYLARGQRTAMAAIVKGEWPSRRAVLMEREQELLLRVRSRDHAGAKEILQSLLNDLQDQESVDIHRFRSQVINLIVLLSRAAADLPGEDLSRVFTLNAQLIWQASQAPAEVLRQLPWQALETFCPPKGEEEVGPILGRALHFIYENYHQPHLTVEDIARAAYVSPSYLSHLFRRSMGESIIAYVTRLRVEMAKKLLREGSLGIREIGRRVGYPNPSYFTRVFKKIVQLSPREYQEQYYAAKKTE, encoded by the coding sequence GTGGTGAAAGGGGTGGGTTACAAAGGGCAGGTGGTTCTGCAGCCGGAAGGGCAGCAGGAGGCGCCCTATTGCCAGCTGATCTGCAGCACCCCTGCGGGTGAAGCGCGCTGCCGGCGAGCTTACGCCCGGGCCGGGCAGGAGGCCAGGAAATTCGGTGGACCCTATCTCTTTCGGTGCCACGCCGGCCTTTTAGGCTGGGCCCTGCCGGTAGCCATAGATCCGGAAGTAGGCCTCACCGTGGTCTGTGGTGAGGCCCACCTGAGCCCGCCGGATAAAGAATTCCCCTCCATGGTACTAGCCGTGGCCCAGGACCTACACCTGGACCCGGACCGGCTTCTTGCGGCTTCCCGGCAATTAAAACTGATCTCACCCCAGAAGGCCCAGAGCAGTGTGGAAATGCTCTACCTGATGGCCAACTACCTTGCCCGGGGACAGCGCACCGCCATGGCAGCCATAGTTAAAGGGGAATGGCCGTCGCGGAGGGCAGTCCTTATGGAGCGGGAGCAGGAGCTACTGCTCCGGGTAAGGTCCCGCGACCACGCCGGAGCCAAGGAAATCCTCCAATCCCTCCTGAACGACCTGCAGGATCAGGAAAGCGTCGACATCCACCGCTTCCGTTCCCAGGTGATAAACCTCATCGTACTTTTGAGCCGGGCTGCAGCCGATCTGCCCGGCGAAGACCTCAGCCGGGTGTTCACCCTTAACGCCCAGCTCATCTGGCAGGCCAGCCAGGCCCCGGCAGAGGTCCTGCGGCAGCTTCCCTGGCAGGCCCTGGAAACCTTCTGCCCGCCCAAAGGGGAAGAAGAAGTAGGCCCCATTCTGGGCCGCGCCCTCCACTTTATCTACGAGAATTACCACCAGCCCCACCTCACGGTAGAGGACATCGCCCGGGCGGCCTATGTAAGCCCCTCCTATTTGAGCCACCTCTTTCGCCGGAGCATGGGAGAAAGCATCATAGCCTATGTGACCCGTCTTCGCGTGGAAATGGCCAAAAAGCTCCTGCGGGAGGGATCCTTGGGCATCCGGGAAATAGGTAGGCGGGTCGGCTATCCCAACCCCAGCTATTTCACCCGGGTCTTTAAGAAAATAGTTCAGCTCTCTCCGCGGGAGTATCAGGAACAATATTATGCGGCGAAAAAGACCGAATAG
- a CDS encoding energy-coupling factor transporter transmembrane component T family protein, producing MPDTASANKQYVRTLLFSMRADTALARIHLVTKLAATLLLSLVLVRGMDMGSPDPAMVMVLLLLSLLPHIWAGTLQWVFRSYLVLIFFMLLTLFINWIVFNPDPGSRVFYRWEVYHGYIPIGISLSLVAFVVAGLVTFWFTKGIFSALMAGLAALALVELTGLDYSWIGAKIDFFHPLYIYLSDKNILVAVTKVGGYAAMVFLTLMLVMTVREFEFVGVLCQLGLPFRLSFFISLALRSMSTAMLDYETIVQAQKAKGIGLQKRPIWQQLKEFAFLAVPLVATMFRRASEVGPALLARGFHRARKPTPFHETMPFRPADWAVIILCLALVLLVYAGNFNLTRALGWWVNLL from the coding sequence ATGCCGGATACCGCCAGTGCCAATAAACAATACGTAAGGACGCTGCTGTTCTCCATGCGGGCCGACACGGCCCTGGCCCGGATTCACCTCGTGACCAAACTGGCGGCTACCCTTCTCCTGTCCCTGGTGCTGGTGAGGGGTATGGATATGGGCAGCCCGGACCCGGCAATGGTGATGGTACTACTCCTTTTATCCCTTCTACCCCATATCTGGGCCGGGACTCTCCAGTGGGTCTTTCGCTCTTACCTGGTGTTGATCTTTTTTATGCTGCTGACCCTGTTCATCAACTGGATCGTTTTCAATCCAGACCCCGGCAGCCGGGTATTCTACCGGTGGGAAGTTTACCACGGATATATTCCCATCGGCATCTCCCTGTCCCTCGTAGCCTTCGTGGTGGCCGGCCTGGTGACCTTCTGGTTTACCAAAGGTATTTTTTCCGCCCTGATGGCCGGGCTGGCCGCCCTGGCTCTGGTAGAGCTCACCGGTTTGGACTACAGCTGGATCGGGGCCAAAATCGATTTTTTCCACCCCCTGTATATTTACCTGTCCGACAAAAACATCCTGGTTGCGGTCACCAAGGTCGGCGGTTATGCCGCCATGGTTTTTCTCACTCTAATGTTAGTTATGACGGTACGGGAGTTCGAATTCGTGGGAGTCCTCTGCCAGTTGGGCCTGCCCTTCCGCCTTAGCTTCTTTATTTCCCTAGCATTAAGGAGTATGAGCACCGCCATGTTAGACTACGAAACCATCGTGCAGGCTCAAAAGGCCAAGGGTATCGGGCTGCAGAAGCGCCCCATATGGCAGCAACTTAAAGAATTCGCCTTTCTTGCCGTACCCCTTGTGGCCACCATGTTCCGCCGGGCCAGTGAAGTAGGACCGGCCCTGCTGGCCCGGGGTTTCCACCGGGCCCGAAAGCCCACCCCCTTTCATGAAACAATGCCCTTCCGGCCTGCGGACTGGGCCGTGATAATCCTATGCCTGGCGCTGGTGCTCCTCGTATACGCCGGCAACTTTAACCTTACCCGCGCCCTGGGATGGTGGGTGAACTTATTATGA
- a CDS encoding ABC transporter ATP-binding protein, producing the protein MKPAIILRDLWWRYPAFTGKLNPWALQGVDLEIEAGEFVALTGPSGAGKTTLCSIIAGIIPHAIKVPYGQVNNYWRGSVEVLGEPVTYLEGEGSQAAIRGRGVLSPRVGLVMQDPENQFLRMSVLHEVALGMQILQLPASEIEARAREALKMVNLEHLWPRASLTHPADLSGGQKQRVALASFLAMRPEILVLDEPTSDLDPVGKREVMAAVKSLKEQYGLTVILVEHNPEVIMEFADRVILLDEGRIHYTAPPAVFYNRVDELERHGVMVPEAIRVLHAAGCSLEDHAPVTVQGAAARLAPRLQSMPVPRPDPPPPRGEAVIRVEEVEQSYPDGTVALKGVTLQIYRGEFLALLGANGSGKTTLSKVLCGIYPLSKGKAEVLGLDIRSKKVRSQLPRYVGYVFQNPEHQIFTRSVFDDVAYGLRHMGLPEEEIKRRVARALEIVGLSELAEEDPLFLGKGQKQRLAVASIVAMEPEILIVDEPTTGQDYRMSANIMTLLQELNLQGTTLIVITHDMSLVTTYCPRSVVLREGRVVFDGDTRDLFSSPDLVEEALLYPPQAVQLTWEIQKLKPEWPSLISVKEWEQVLSSGEAKLNENRS; encoded by the coding sequence ATGAAGCCGGCAATTATACTTCGCGATCTCTGGTGGCGCTACCCCGCCTTTACTGGGAAGTTAAACCCCTGGGCTCTTCAGGGGGTAGACCTGGAGATTGAAGCGGGCGAGTTTGTGGCCCTTACCGGGCCCAGCGGTGCGGGCAAGACCACCTTGTGCAGCATCATCGCCGGAATTATACCCCACGCCATCAAGGTGCCCTACGGCCAGGTGAACAACTACTGGCGAGGCTCCGTGGAGGTCTTAGGGGAACCGGTAACTTACCTGGAAGGTGAGGGTTCTCAAGCCGCCATCCGCGGGCGGGGCGTCCTCTCGCCCCGGGTAGGCCTCGTTATGCAGGATCCGGAAAACCAATTCCTGCGGATGAGCGTCCTCCATGAGGTGGCCCTGGGGATGCAGATCCTCCAGCTGCCCGCTTCCGAAATCGAAGCCCGCGCCCGGGAAGCATTAAAAATGGTCAATCTCGAACATTTGTGGCCGCGGGCGTCCCTTACCCACCCGGCCGACCTGTCCGGCGGGCAGAAACAGCGGGTGGCCCTGGCGTCCTTCCTGGCCATGCGGCCCGAAATCCTGGTTTTAGACGAGCCTACCAGCGACCTGGACCCGGTGGGTAAGAGGGAAGTCATGGCCGCGGTAAAGAGCCTTAAGGAGCAATACGGCCTTACCGTAATCCTGGTGGAGCATAATCCCGAGGTCATTATGGAGTTTGCCGACCGGGTTATCCTCCTGGACGAAGGCCGTATTCATTACACCGCTCCGCCGGCCGTTTTTTACAACCGCGTAGACGAATTAGAACGCCACGGCGTTATGGTTCCCGAAGCCATCAGGGTGCTCCATGCGGCCGGGTGCTCCCTGGAAGACCATGCCCCGGTCACCGTGCAGGGGGCTGCCGCCCGCCTGGCCCCCCGCTTGCAATCCATGCCCGTGCCCCGTCCCGATCCTCCGCCCCCCAGGGGGGAAGCCGTCATTAGGGTGGAGGAAGTGGAGCAGAGCTACCCCGACGGGACCGTGGCCCTTAAGGGCGTCACTCTCCAAATATACCGGGGTGAGTTCCTGGCCTTATTGGGGGCCAACGGCAGCGGCAAGACCACCCTGTCCAAAGTCCTTTGCGGCATATATCCCCTTTCCAAAGGAAAGGCCGAGGTTTTAGGGCTGGACATACGGTCCAAAAAGGTCCGCTCCCAGCTTCCCCGGTACGTAGGCTATGTGTTTCAAAACCCCGAACACCAGATTTTCACCCGCAGCGTCTTCGATGACGTAGCTTACGGGTTGCGCCACATGGGACTGCCAGAGGAAGAAATCAAGAGAAGGGTCGCCCGGGCTTTGGAGATAGTGGGGCTTTCGGAATTGGCGGAAGAGGACCCCCTTTTCCTAGGGAAGGGGCAGAAACAACGGCTGGCGGTGGCCAGTATTGTGGCCATGGAGCCGGAAATCCTCATTGTGGACGAGCCGACCACGGGCCAGGATTATCGCATGTCCGCCAACATCATGACCCTCCTCCAGGAGCTGAACCTCCAAGGGACCACCTTAATCGTCATTACCCACGATATGAGTCTGGTGACTACCTACTGCCCCCGCTCGGTGGTTCTCCGGGAAGGCCGGGTTGTTTTCGATGGGGACACCAGGGACCTTTTCAGCAGCCCGGATCTGGTGGAAGAGGCCCTGCTCTATCCGCCCCAGGCGGTTCAGCTCACCTGGGAGATACAGAAACTTAAGCCGGAATGGCCGTCCTTAATAAGCGTAAAAGAGTGGGAACAAGTTTTGAGCAGTGGGGAGGCGAAGCTCAATGAAAACCGGTCATGA
- a CDS encoding cobalamin B12-binding domain-containing protein produces MKTGHDPIEAARQAVIDGDSQAALKAVQDGLAQELDPQAILDQGLIAGAQVVGQKFEAGEYFLADLMLAGNALKAALEILQPELQRQCTGYQSRGKVLIATVETDIHDIGKNIVSSMLVAAGFEVVDLGVDVPAGKILEAALKEQPQVVALSSLLTTSRPYLRDVINLFQEKGQRENYRIIIGGAAVNAEYAREIKADGYAENALEAVHLVRRLIGGESQDA; encoded by the coding sequence ATGAAAACCGGTCATGATCCCATAGAGGCTGCCCGCCAGGCGGTAATAGACGGCGACAGCCAGGCTGCTCTAAAGGCCGTGCAGGACGGTCTGGCCCAAGAGCTAGATCCGCAGGCAATTCTGGATCAGGGGCTTATTGCCGGGGCTCAGGTGGTAGGACAAAAGTTCGAGGCCGGCGAGTATTTTCTGGCCGACCTGATGCTGGCCGGTAACGCCTTAAAGGCTGCCCTGGAAATTCTGCAGCCCGAACTGCAGCGCCAGTGCACTGGTTATCAGTCCCGGGGTAAGGTGCTGATAGCTACGGTAGAAACCGACATCCACGACATCGGCAAAAACATAGTAAGCTCCATGTTGGTGGCGGCCGGTTTTGAGGTTGTAGACCTGGGGGTGGACGTACCCGCCGGCAAAATCTTAGAGGCCGCCCTCAAGGAGCAGCCTCAAGTCGTAGCCCTTTCGTCGCTCCTGACCACTTCGCGGCCGTATTTGCGGGATGTTATAAATCTTTTCCAGGAAAAGGGCCAGCGGGAAAACTATCGGATAATCATCGGCGGAGCTGCCGTTAATGCCGAATATGCGCGGGAAATAAAGGCCGACGGTTACGCGGAGAATGCCCTGGAAGCCGTTCATTTAGTCCGCCGGCTGATAGGAGGCGAATCCCAGGATGCTTAG
- a CDS encoding monomethylamine:corrinoid methyltransferase yields the protein MLSFVEIMERAETGPYMAEADFDLQLVAATARRLAREYGLRFRPEEVVPEDEKQADALYAAGLDMAVAVGLYCRSTSRVMQFTREEIEGALHMAPREITVGQGRDSRLLFARRPDDSRYPVVFGGNAGAPIPEELYLATVLSYAREPLIDGLDHGAIVMVDGREVRTGSPLEITATRRELSFLRQGITRCGRPGMPLIAAESSGTSLGDLAVAHPDYLRTCDIHLVPILSELKTDYHNLAKVANFVEYGGYNGNLPNPMVGGYAGGPEATAVATMAAFMLGVLVNQAHLHLCHPVHIRYTSTSTPEVMWVINLVGRAFARHSPLILLGDIFATNGAGTEELLWEVAANAIANVKGGMHLLGVAATNGKTHNASGLETRLMAEVGRAVVDKGLTYGQANELISRLLPLYQHTFAQPLFGRPFNEVYDLVRIEPVEEWRRTYEEVKEKLAAMGLF from the coding sequence ATGCTTAGCTTTGTAGAAATAATGGAACGGGCCGAAACAGGGCCTTACATGGCCGAAGCCGATTTCGATCTGCAGCTCGTAGCCGCAACGGCCCGGCGTCTGGCCCGTGAATACGGCCTGCGCTTCCGGCCGGAAGAAGTAGTACCCGAGGACGAAAAACAGGCTGATGCCCTTTATGCCGCCGGCCTGGACATGGCCGTGGCCGTAGGCTTGTACTGCCGTTCGACCAGCAGAGTCATGCAGTTCACCAGGGAAGAGATCGAAGGGGCCCTCCATATGGCCCCCCGGGAAATAACGGTGGGCCAGGGCCGCGACAGCCGCCTCCTTTTCGCCCGGAGGCCGGACGATTCGCGGTATCCGGTGGTCTTCGGCGGCAACGCGGGCGCCCCCATCCCGGAAGAATTATACCTGGCCACCGTGCTATCTTATGCTCGGGAGCCCCTCATAGACGGCCTGGACCACGGGGCCATTGTGATGGTGGACGGCCGGGAGGTACGGACCGGAAGCCCCCTGGAAATCACCGCCACCCGACGGGAGCTGAGTTTCCTGCGTCAGGGTATTACCCGCTGCGGCCGCCCGGGTATGCCCCTTATCGCCGCCGAAAGCAGCGGTACTTCCCTAGGCGACCTGGCAGTAGCCCACCCCGATTACCTGCGGACCTGCGATATCCACTTGGTGCCTATCTTAAGCGAACTTAAAACGGATTACCACAACCTGGCCAAGGTGGCCAATTTCGTGGAATACGGGGGATATAACGGCAACCTGCCCAACCCCATGGTAGGCGGTTACGCCGGAGGACCGGAAGCCACGGCCGTGGCTACCATGGCCGCCTTCATGCTGGGAGTCCTGGTTAACCAGGCCCACCTCCACCTCTGCCACCCCGTCCACATCCGTTACACCTCCACCAGCACCCCTGAAGTCATGTGGGTCATCAATCTGGTCGGCCGCGCCTTTGCCCGCCACAGTCCCCTCATTCTCCTGGGCGACATCTTCGCCACTAACGGCGCGGGCACGGAAGAGCTTCTGTGGGAGGTGGCGGCCAACGCCATTGCCAATGTAAAGGGCGGTATGCACCTTTTAGGCGTAGCGGCTACCAACGGTAAGACCCATAACGCCAGCGGCCTGGAGACCCGCCTGATGGCCGAAGTCGGACGGGCCGTGGTGGACAAGGGCTTAACCTACGGCCAGGCCAACGAACTTATCTCCCGGCTGCTGCCCCTCTACCAGCATACCTTCGCCCAACCCCTCTTCGGCCGGCCCTTCAATGAAGTCTACGATTTGGTTCGCATAGAGCCGGTGGAGGAATGGCGGAGGACTTACGAAGAAGTGAAAGAAAAGCTGGCCGCCATGGGGCTGTTCTAA
- a CDS encoding tetrahydromethanopterin S-methyltransferase subunit H, whose product MSRYNLHQTTVPSASTGPAGHRPTVMIGSIFFRGQRLVLDAEQGLFDARAARDLLQQEEELARTYSLPRIIDVIGETPLALRRYLDFVAENSQEPLMLDAVNRPVRMQVLKELKGSPLIQRIIYNSLDERMTEEELALLEECGVRRVVVLALGNTAVRPRDRLDLLDGPNGLLAKLQARGFDIMIDAGVLDLTSIGWAALTIARAKERWNLPVGCAPCNGFYLWMRENRPSEAVRIATATAALTLPLAWGADFLFYGSLANAPWVYPAVQAAGSMLAYADREMTREKRRAF is encoded by the coding sequence GTGTCACGCTACAACCTGCACCAGACTACCGTACCATCCGCCTCAACCGGGCCGGCCGGCCACCGGCCCACGGTGATGATAGGTAGCATTTTCTTCCGGGGCCAAAGGCTCGTGCTCGACGCAGAACAAGGCCTCTTCGACGCCCGGGCAGCCCGCGACCTCCTCCAGCAGGAGGAGGAGCTCGCCCGGACCTACTCCCTGCCGCGCATTATCGATGTTATCGGAGAAACCCCCCTGGCCTTGCGCAGGTACTTGGATTTTGTCGCCGAAAACTCCCAGGAGCCCCTCATGCTGGATGCCGTGAACCGGCCCGTAAGGATGCAGGTGCTGAAGGAACTGAAGGGGTCTCCTTTGATCCAGCGGATCATTTATAATTCTTTAGATGAGCGTATGACCGAGGAGGAGCTAGCTCTCCTGGAGGAGTGCGGCGTCCGGAGGGTGGTGGTTCTAGCCCTGGGCAACACAGCCGTGCGGCCCCGGGACCGCCTGGATCTCCTGGATGGCCCCAACGGGCTACTGGCCAAACTCCAGGCCCGCGGTTTCGATATAATGATCGATGCCGGCGTCCTCGACCTTACCAGCATCGGCTGGGCGGCCCTGACCATAGCCCGGGCCAAGGAAAGGTGGAATCTACCCGTGGGGTGTGCACCCTGCAACGGCTTTTATCTCTGGATGCGAGAGAACCGGCCTTCAGAGGCGGTACGCATAGCCACGGCCACAGCCGCCCTAACCCTACCCCTGGCCTGGGGGGCGGATTTTCTCTTCTACGGCTCCCTGGCCAATGCGCCCTGGGTGTATCCTGCCGTCCAGGCCGCCGGCAGCATGTTGGCTTATGCCGACAGAGAGATGACCCGGGAGAAACGAAGGGCCTTTTGA
- a CDS encoding thioredoxin family protein translates to MEIKVLGTGCARCNALERNVINALAEMGVAADVEKVTDINKILDYGVVMTPGLVINGKVKVSGRVPDKAEIKKWIEEEMG, encoded by the coding sequence ATGGAAATTAAAGTTTTGGGCACGGGGTGCGCCCGCTGTAATGCGCTGGAGAGGAACGTCATTAACGCCTTGGCCGAAATGGGGGTGGCGGCGGACGTGGAAAAGGTCACGGACATCAACAAAATACTTGACTACGGGGTCGTGATGACCCCGGGGCTGGTAATCAACGGCAAGGTCAAGGTTTCCGGCCGGGTGCCGGATAAAGCCGAGATCAAGAAGTGGATAGAAGAGGAAATGGGCTAA
- a CDS encoding permease — translation MGRQGKLMLVAAVFLAAYFLPFHHPRIQGAILEALYMLHDYAREHVLFCLIPALFIAGAMSNFLSSQSVMKYFGPDSPKAAAYGIGAVSGAVLAVCSCTVLPLFMGIYKRGAGLGPAIAFLYSGPAINVLAIILSARVLGWQMGLARALGAVMFSVIIGLSMALLFRGEEQERAKWLVMPEGGETGRTLGQTVLFFLLLILILVFAAWGQPAEKAGFWYGVYSIKWYLVAGLVIALALVLRAWFTREELKAWVDSTLDFSLKILPLLFGGVLAAGFLMGRPGVDAGIIPAEYISMVVGGNGLLANFAASIFGVFMYFATLTEVPIVQGLLGSGMGQGPALALLLAGPALSLPSMLVINSVLGFKKTLVYVILVVIMSTLTGTLYGALVS, via the coding sequence ATGGGAAGACAAGGCAAATTGATGCTCGTGGCAGCCGTATTCCTGGCCGCCTATTTTCTACCCTTCCACCACCCCAGGATACAGGGGGCTATTTTAGAAGCTCTCTACATGCTCCACGATTACGCCCGGGAACACGTCCTGTTCTGCCTGATTCCCGCCCTGTTTATCGCTGGGGCCATGAGCAATTTTCTTTCCTCCCAGTCCGTGATGAAGTATTTCGGACCGGATAGCCCTAAGGCCGCGGCCTATGGGATAGGGGCTGTTTCCGGGGCCGTTCTCGCCGTGTGCTCTTGCACTGTCCTACCCTTGTTCATGGGCATATACAAACGGGGAGCAGGCTTAGGACCGGCCATAGCTTTTCTTTATTCCGGCCCAGCAATAAACGTTTTGGCCATTATCCTTTCGGCCCGGGTTCTAGGATGGCAAATGGGACTGGCCCGGGCCTTGGGAGCGGTCATGTTTTCGGTGATTATAGGCCTCAGCATGGCCTTACTCTTTAGAGGAGAAGAGCAGGAGAGGGCTAAATGGTTGGTAATGCCGGAAGGAGGGGAAACCGGGCGGACCTTAGGTCAGACCGTGCTGTTTTTCCTTCTTTTGATCTTGATTCTTGTCTTTGCCGCCTGGGGTCAACCTGCGGAGAAGGCGGGTTTCTGGTACGGCGTCTACAGCATTAAGTGGTATCTGGTCGCCGGGCTCGTTATCGCCCTCGCCCTGGTATTGCGGGCCTGGTTTACGCGGGAAGAACTAAAGGCGTGGGTGGATTCTACCCTGGATTTCAGCCTTAAGATTTTACCCCTCCTCTTCGGAGGGGTACTGGCGGCCGGATTCCTCATGGGGAGACCCGGTGTGGATGCGGGGATAATCCCGGCCGAGTATATATCCATGGTGGTGGGAGGCAACGGGCTTCTGGCCAATTTCGCGGCTTCTATCTTCGGCGTCTTCATGTACTTTGCTACCCTGACGGAGGTGCCCATCGTCCAGGGGCTTCTGGGTTCCGGCATGGGCCAGGGACCCGCCTTGGCCCTTCTCCTGGCGGGTCCGGCTTTGAGCCTTCCCAGTATGCTGGTCATCAACAGCGTCCTGGGCTTCAAGAAGACCTTGGTCTATGTTATCCTGGTGGTCATAATGTCCACCCTGACGGGAACCTTGTATGGAGCCCTGGTTAGTTGA
- a CDS encoding ArsR/SmtB family transcription factor encodes MEGLIECLKVLADPTRMKIIKFLLERDMYVCELVAVMNMAQPTVSQHLRRLKAVGLAEEKKEGQRVRYRLNRAVLAGWQRELEGFLATPPKDIPSMKEEWERYQNLVADGKVLDSCPGVREM; translated from the coding sequence ATGGAAGGATTAATTGAATGCCTCAAGGTTTTGGCGGATCCCACCCGCATGAAAATCATTAAATTTCTCTTGGAGAGAGATATGTATGTGTGTGAACTGGTAGCAGTTATGAATATGGCCCAACCCACCGTCTCCCAGCACCTTAGAAGGTTGAAGGCTGTGGGATTGGCGGAAGAAAAGAAAGAAGGGCAGCGGGTCCGCTACCGGTTAAATAGAGCAGTGTTGGCCGGATGGCAGAGGGAATTAGAGGGATTTTTGGCCACACCCCCCAAGGATATCCCCTCCATGAAAGAAGAGTGGGAGCGGTATCAAAACCTCGTTGCCGACGGGAAAGTGCTGGATTCCTGCCCGGGCGTAAGGGAAATGTAA
- a CDS encoding CARF domain-containing protein has translation MEKIYTGIEDASDFDAFNEIMKRSLGEIAARHPEAEILLNISSGTPQMIACLCLEAVSGRYRCRPVQVKMPKRDSNAGIGHLAR, from the coding sequence GTGGAAAAGATATACACGGGCATAGAAGACGCTAGCGATTTTGACGCTTTTAACGAGATCATGAAAAGGTCGTTGGGAGAGATTGCCGCTCGCCACCCGGAGGCGGAAATACTTTTAAATATCTCCTCCGGCACACCGCAGATGATCGCCTGCCTCTGCCTGGAAGCGGTGAGCGGCCGCTACCGCTGCCGGCCGGTCCAGGTAAAAATGCCCAAAAGAGACTCCAATGCAGGCATAGGTCACTTGGCAAGATAA
- a CDS encoding DUF5615 family PIN-like protein: MAEMDPGISDDALLDLANKEKAILITADKDFGEIVFRQ; this comes from the coding sequence GTGGCAGAGATGGACCCAGGTATCTCAGACGACGCACTTTTGGATTTGGCCAATAAAGAGAAGGCGATACTGATAACAGCGGACAAGGACTTTGGAGAAATTGTCTTCAGACAGTAG
- a CDS encoding DUF433 domain-containing protein, translating into MADGLIKSDPKVLMGKPVIAGTRIPVELILEKLAAGETVEQIMQAYPRLTEEGIRAAVAFAAKAIRADVIYPVQEVAE; encoded by the coding sequence GTGGCAGATGGTTTGATTAAATCCGATCCTAAGGTCCTTATGGGGAAACCCGTGATTGCCGGGACCAGGATACCCGTAGAGCTTATTCTTGAGAAGCTTGCGGCCGGCGAGACGGTGGAACAAATTATGCAGGCCTACCCGCGCCTCACTGAAGAAGGAATCCGGGCAGCTGTGGCATTCGCCGCAAAAGCTATTCGGGCTGATGTAATTTATCCAGTGCAAGAGGTGGCTGAATGA
- a CDS encoding tyrosine-type recombinase/integrase — protein sequence MPYIHAVLRQALEQAVREDLVYRNVAEAVSPPRQKRKEIRPLTADELNRFLAAARDGRLFPAFLFEGATGLRRGELLGLKWEDVDLERGTVTVRRSLIRTRHELAFMEPKSEKSRRTIPLPKEVVAGLRTHKKRQAGERLSRGPAYCDHGLVFCTEEGRPLDPRNFVRKFEGLLRTGGPPNVSFHHMRHSHATLLLLLGEHPKVVQERLGHSTITVTLTRTATSCLASRRGPRRS from the coding sequence GTGCCCTACATACACGCCGTGCTCCGTCAGGCCCTGGAGCAGGCGGTCAGAGAAGACCTCGTCTACCGCAACGTGGCCGAGGCGGTCAGCCCGCCGAGGCAGAAGCGTAAGGAGATAAGACCCCTGACCGCCGATGAGCTGAACCGGTTCCTGGCCGCGGCGAGGGACGGCAGGCTCTTCCCAGCGTTCCTCTTTGAGGGGGCGACAGGCCTCCGCCGCGGCGAGCTCCTCGGCCTCAAGTGGGAGGACGTAGACCTGGAGAGGGGTACAGTCACCGTGAGGCGCTCCCTGATAAGGACTAGGCACGAGTTGGCGTTCATGGAGCCGAAGTCTGAGAAGTCGAGGCGGACGATACCGCTGCCGAAGGAAGTGGTGGCCGGGCTCAGGACCCACAAAAAGCGGCAGGCCGGGGAGAGGTTGTCCCGGGGGCCCGCGTACTGCGACCACGGTCTGGTCTTCTGCACCGAGGAGGGCAGGCCGCTCGACCCCCGCAACTTCGTCCGCAAGTTTGAGGGCCTGCTGAGGACGGGCGGGCCGCCCAACGTGAGCTTCCACCACATGCGGCACAGCCATGCGACCCTGCTCCTGCTCCTCGGGGAGCATCCCAAGGTCGTCCAGGAGAGGCTGGGCCACAGCACCATAACCGTCACGTTGACACGTACAGCCACCTCGTGCCTGGCCTCCAGGAGAGGGCCACGGAGAAGCTGA